The DNA sequence TATTTATACATAACTAAGAAATATACATCAAGAAGAAAATAAAAGCCTTTCATAGCTCCAAATCATGAGCCAACGAAACCACGTTTTGCATTTCGAGTAAAAAACAACATACTGCAAAACTGCAATCAATTTACATTTTAAGGTGACAAATATATTCCTGAAATTAAAAGTGTCAAGAAATTGTGCTTATCCTTAAAGGAACATATCCCATACGCTATTGCCAGGAGTTTTCTATAATTttcattgtacattttttttatgCAATTGGGCTTGCTTGCTTCAAAGATGTTTTAGAAACATCCGTTTGCATGGTAGACATAGCTATAGTCTCATAATCATCCTCTCTGGATCGAAAGTcacaaaaattaaagaaaaactgCAAATCCCTTTGGAAGTTCTTGTTGAGGAATCCATAAAAGATAGGGTTCACACAAGTGGAAATCATCGCTGTGAGGTGGCAAATCAGAAACAGTGAATTGTGGCTACATGTAGCAATGATCTCATAATTCCAGTCAAACACAATGTTAAAAATGTTAAGTGGCAACCAACAGACCGCAAATGCCACCACGATAGAAATAAGCATGATGTTGATTCTTTTCGTTTCATTTGATCTATACTTATTGTCTCTCATTTTGTCCATCATgttgtttcttctttttaatcGTATGTAtatctgaaagaaagaaagaaacgctaAATGTAGTCTTCAAGTGAAAACAATTTAGTTGCTATAGTTAAATgacaaaaagaaagagaaataaatgATCAATTGAATTATTTTATGAATATAAACCATTACGGGCCCAATAGTCAGTCACCGATAGTGAGCAATTTTTTAAAGCATTGACTGCCAAGAGATTAATTTGACCGGACATTCAATTCTGGGCCTAATCCGgttcccagcactgaatatctgagtcTTTTCTTGCTGTTGGAAGTTATCCAGATGCCAGCCAATTTTCAGCATCGGTAACTATTCGGGCAAGTTAGCACTGCTAATCATGCAGTCCTAATTTGCCCAGAGGGCTACATGGGCATATGATTTccagatacatagaaacatgatggcagataaaggacaaatagtccgaccattcacagcatccattatctcctcctctccctaggaGATCTCACaggcctgtcccatgctttcttgaattcagacacagtctttgtctccaccacctctaccgggaaactattccatgtatctaccatcctttctgttaaaaacaaaaaaaaagtatttccttagattactcctgaacctatcagctcttaacttcatcctatgccctctccttccaaaGTTTTCTTtcctttgaaaaagactcacctcctgtacattaatgccatggagatatttaaacatctcttatcatatcccctctctctcgTCTTTCTTTCCAGAGCAtacatacgagggctgttcaaaaagcatcagacctttattcataaaaaatactcgcaTTCAGATACAACAATACTAATATCCTTCAAAGTAGTTCCCTTGGGCTGCCATACACTTCTTCCTACAGTTCTGCCACTGACGGAAGCAGTGCttgaacgcctcttttgagattgctcacaaCTGGTCCATTGCATTCtgtatgatgtcttctcttgactgaaatatGGTCCCTTTCAGGAGCATTTttagcttggggaaaagccagaagtcacacggagccatgtcgggagagtagggagcctgaggaatcaccagtgtgttgtgtttggccaggaaactctatcaaatgtgaagaatgggcagttGCGTCATCGTGATGGATttgccaattgcccgctgcccacaggtccgACCGTATGCGTCTCACAGTGTTAGAGGGcgacgcagaacctcttggtagtacccttTGGTGATTCAACAATCCTGCATCACCAGcatcctcacttggtcaatgatgaTCTCATGTCTGTATGtcgagggcctaccagaacatacttcactctccactgatgtgcggttatctctgaagcggttgtaccactcctttatctgtgtggtgcccattgcttcgtccccaAAGGTCTGTTGAATCTTCCtgatcatttccacttgggaatcgccaagctttacacaaaatttaatgtagTAGCATtgctcaactttttctgtcattttgtcaaaaatgaaaatcggacgatgctcacttacacttcctcactcatcagtTGTCTGCCAgcaactgacagcttctgtagttgggaaaaaattcaagcatgcgcattagggtcgcctacatacatgcaccaaaccacgcctccctagctttatttgtttatgcaaaaaaaaaaaaaaaaaaaaattaaggtctgatactttatGAACAGCCCTCAaattaaggtctctaagtctatcctcatatgatttatgacaaagactatTAGCAGCCatctggactgactctatcctaTTTACATCTTTTTGACGGGGCAGTCTCtaaaattgcatacagtattctctccattttcctactggccattcctctccttatgcacccaagcatcttcctggctttgaccatcGCCTTTTCTACCCATTTTGCCACTcagagatcatcagacacaatcacttCCAAGTCCTGCTCTTTTCCATGCACTGAAGTTCTCCTAAATTTCTGCAGCCCAAGTGCATTTATGACactgcatttttttagcattaaatcttaatgATCAAtcatcagaccattcttcaagctttgccagatcccacctcatgttatccacactctccagggtgtctactctattacggagcttggtatcatctgcaaaaaagaaACTTTGCCAGACAGCCCTTCCACAATATCaatcacaaagatgttaaaaaggacatattcctgtggcactccactaataacatccttttcctccgaGCAAACTcaatttaccactaccctttgtctccttccacttaaccaacTTGTAATCCATTTGTCACTTGAGGGCCCATACCAAATgtattcagtttatttatcatcTATGCAACactgtgtcaaaagctttgctaatgTCCGACTACACTACATCTAGCACCCCTCCtatatccaactgtttggtcacccagtcaaagaaatcaatcagatttgtctaagACCTGCCTGTCATAAAATCATGCTCTCAGTTCTGCCCCAACTCTGCCCTTGGCCCTCCCTCCCAATACTAACTGGACAGTGTCCATGTGGTCAGAgcagatattcaatggcactttcAGTCAAGTGCTACTACATATCTTCTCTAGTGCTGATCAGCATGATATAACTGAGGAGAAGCCTCTCTTGCTCTGATAAAATCATTTTCAATATCAAACCCTGTCTTTCTAGTTTGCTGGCTTAAAAGTGGCACTGCCTGACTGGTGATAAAATACCTCTTTTGGCCTATCTGAAATAAATTACTAGTCCAAGTCCAGTTATTGATTAACTAGCATCCCTATCAGTACTCAAGTTTGACtcagagaaatttaaaaaaaacccaaaagcacAAAAAAACCCTCTTTAAACTGAACAACCCACTCATGCCAAGAAGGGATCTTTTCCAAACAAGACTAACACAGTGAGAActtctatatcaggggtgcccacacttttttggtttgcgagctacttttaaaatgaccaagtcaaaatgatctaccaacaataaaatttttaaaaacatagagatcgcagagaaaatgttaatcatcatttatattttttttggggggggggtcaaagaggtcaaagcagatgactttaaaatatgcaatgcaccttagtaacaactataccaaaatagacaaaatatacccccctccctttttactaaactgcgatagcagtttctagcgcagggagctgcgctgaatgccccgcactgctcttgacacttataggctccctgcgctaaaaccgctactgcggtttagttaaagggggccatagtgcaaaatatagacagcagagatataaattctcaaaatggacacattttgatcactaaatttaaaaataaaatcatttttcctacctttgttgtctggtgatttcatgagtctctagttgcactttcttcttctgactgtgcatgctatatttcttccctcctttctgcctcctgcatgcttagtttcctccagacctctttccctccccaaccaacatctctgtccttctttttctttttctctccctgccacccgacacactccattccctcccccttttccttcttttttccctgcccctctcccctttctttctgtctccatgtccctctttctttctttctgtctccctgtctttttgtctccccaagccaccaccatggctgtcgtctggaaacaggcccccaagccactgtcgACATCTGGGAAAAGGCCCCCATTCCACCACCGCCGTTGctgccgagttctccctgtttcccgacGCCGCAACAGGCCaccagtctccccccccccccatgtcagtTCTGaattcagagaggaagttccgggccatctAGGCAGCAATTGgcaggcccggaacttcctctctgatgtcagaattgacatcgggggggggggagggggggaggctggctTGCCCGGCGCTTCTGTAGTTGCTGCTAGCCTATTGTGGCATCGGGGaacagggagaatgcaaaggcaacacgagtctattgtggagcccgggatgggctcctcactcgactcgtgttgcctttgcgatcgactggtcgatcgcgatcgaccttttgggcacccctggtctatactgTTATTGCTAATGTCATATACAGTATGCTCTGCAGATGAATGCAGGCATTTAGTTGTAAATTTCATTAATAGGGCATCTTTTACTAAATATGTAAATATGTGGAAGAACATTTTGGAAGCCAGAATTGAGACATTTAGCTCATTATGTCAAACCCCACACTCAACCATCTTAGagctattttcaaacaggaaaaacaTCTATGATTCGCTTTTGAAAATGGTTCAAGGATAGACATTTTTACACAGAAGGTATCTAAAAAGAAGAGCCGACATGTACAACTTATAAATGCCAAAAAATAAACCCCAAGCACAAGAATGCCTGTCTGGCACCATTTTGAGACAAATGGTCACACAGCGCTGTAGATCAGAGGGGCAGTGCAGTAAATTTTAAACATGGCAGCTAGGTACAGTTCACACCATAACTCCTTTCTGAGCCCTACAGGAACAGAATAAGGCTTATTGTACCTAACTATAATGTATACCACTATAAAAGCCTTCCACCCTGCAGGTGTCTCCTATATTTACGTAAAGAaggtaaatttgtagttttggaAGTCTCACAATTTCCACCACAAATGTACTAAAGGGAGTAGGATTCAAATTGGATCCTCTTGTTcatagtccactgcactgacaaGGTTACTCCTGGGAGCTGCTTATTGCTCTGTTGGGTATGTCTATAACACCTAATGCATCATATAGCCTGGTATCCCTTTTCAGTTTTGCTTCTTAAGAGAGTGGGAAGGGTATAGCATCAATTGAGGGATTATAGAGGGGTCATGCCAGTGATCAGCTGgtcaatcagagcacctttttgtTTCTTGGACATGACTGAAACAAGTATAATACAAACACCCTTCGTTTTTGTTTTGGGTATTTTTTCCTTAGGACATGTCTTCGTGTTCCATTATCACTAAAAGTCATCCTAATTTTGGGCTCACCCTAGTGCCATTCAAAACATATTCACAACACACAACCTTACTATATGGGCAAACTCGCtggaaaacatccaaattctgccTTTTTGACAATCCCAATTTAGACGTTTTCAGCACATGGACATCTTTGTGGTTATTTTGAGACTTCtaactgctttgaaaatgagctccatagtatATACATTTTCCCAAAATAGAATTCAGGTAAAGATAAATGCAACTGATTTTTCTTACCTTCGcataacaaacaaaaataaagcaaagaGGACCAAAGTACTGGATCACAAGAAGCGTAGTGGTATAAGAAAGTCTGATCGCTTCCAAAGGAAATCTTTCAACACACACAAATTTCCCTTTGAAAGTCTCAATTGTCACATTTCTGAAGGGCTCATCAGTTAATACTTGATAGATCATGTAAGGAAATGAAGAAACCATGGCTGCTATCCAGATGGCAGAAATCCCTAAGCAGGCATGTCTGTTATTTGGCCTCCAACCTCGTGGGTTGATTATTAGTTGATGGCGTTCAATTGCAATGAGAACCAAAGTAAAAATGGAAACAGTTATAGAGACACATTGCACATATGGGTTTAGTTTGCACATTACTTCTCCAAAGACCCAGTGGTCCATTAAAGTGTAAACCAAAGTTAAGGGGAGACACATGATCGTCACTAGAAGATCAGAAAAGGAGAGATTAACAATTAGGATATTGGTGACATTCCgcatctccctttgttttaagaTGATGATAATTAGGGCCAGATTTCCAGAGAGGCCTAGAATAATGACAGCACCATAGGCCAGTGCTAAGGTGAAGACCACGGCCAATGGCATATGACATTCTTCTTCTTCCTCAAATGGTAGAGTTCTAGAATGCGTCTCTGAAAAGTTAAGATTAACAGAATGATTTTCAATGGAAGAAAACAATGCAGAATTCATCTTTTTGTATGTCTTTATCCATtcaacatctttgtaaaagattTCTTCAGAAAGCTTAACATTCTCTCATTCTTTATGACTGAAATTGTCACGATAGTCctaattcttctttatggatgaCTTCATGCAGTctgtgaaaagaaaaatatatacatttatttttgtTGTCATAACACTATTAATAGTTATATATATTATTAGGCTAGCGATAAGAACTGAcatacatatgaacataagagttgtcatactgggacagaacaaaggtcAATGGCAATATACCTCACTTTTAAACACCAAAGAATTTtatcaaaaataaaattcaaaactgACTTTAGGTTAAAAATGATTGTAAACCAATTCATCAAGGTTTTTCCCCACAGAAAAAGGAATTCTTATTATCCTATCAATTATATATCATGAATGAGAGGAATGTTTTAATAAGCCAGGGCTTTTGTGCTGTGAAATGTTAAAAGgttaaaagtaaaaaagtaaagTGTCATAGATTTCAAATAGTTAATATAATGGATCAGACAAAGTCCATATAGCCCAGTTGCTATCATAATTTGGGTTAATTATAACAAATTGCAAATCAGACCAATGACCATTgaatgcagtatacaaaaatgtaccgtatttttctcactataagacacacctgactatacaacgcacctaggtttagaggaggaaaacaagaaaataaaatattctgaacaaaatggtatactaatatatttaataaaatataccaggctctgcacccagcccccctcacttccTGCTAGGCTCtacaccctgcccccctccctgctaggctctgtaccctatcccacctccctgccctgtcccctgtcccccctctggtagtctagtgataggccaggacaggaggcatctgtcccagcagactaacaattccccccccccagccccccgttaccttttttcaccttttaaatcctggtggtatatcagcaggagcgagctttctgcactcctgccctgcaccgagTCTCAGTTCTTGCAGCCAGCAGCAcacaaggcaggagcaagcttttcatgCTCCAGCTTGGCCCTGCAGTACCCCCTGGGGTACGCATACCGCGCATTGAGAAACTCTTACTTGTTGTACCAATGCCctgatcgtttataaagatgttgaagagcacgggtccaagcactgagccctgcggcaccctgctggtgacactcttccagtctgaatattgtccatttacccccactatgtttcctatgctccagccagtttttaatccacatgagcatttcacccttgattccatggctcgcaattttccgaagtagtcgttcatgttgaacgccttctgaaaatccagatatataatgttgaccgggtcgcccttgtctatccgcctgtttactccctcaaagaagtgcagcaagttcgtcaggcaagatctgcctttgctgaaactgtgctggctggtcctcattaaaccgtgtctatcaaggtgatcaatgatgcggtcctttatcagtgcctctaccatctttcccggtaccgaggtcagacttactggtctgtagtttcccagatctcccctcgaaccttttttgaagatcggcgtaacattcgccaccttccagtcttccggaatctttctcgattcgatcgacagattggctattagttgaagcagtccctttcagttccttgatgaccctcggatggatgccatccggtcccagggatttatcgctcttaagtctatcgatctgcctgcatacctcttctagactgaccgtcaaccctgtcagtttcccgtattcatttccagcatatagcctgatggggtCCGGTAtacttaaagttattaatacacggcggaactttatcttctctgttacagctcctcaaacttggaactccctccctatttatctcagagaagaaaagaacttagataaatttaaaagtaaacttaagagctttcttttcaaagacgcttatgatatttaggagtctcagcctatttttgcttattttcataaggctacttcttttatttccctcctattttttttaccataatcgtccttctttctatcattattattgtatttcattaccctgcctttccctttgttttccttttctgtttattctgttagtcgttaatttaatatgttttgttgaGTGTCCATCTAtcttttataacccctgtattatctgtaaattgaatgatttgttcatcgcttagatatttgagtaagcgattaatcaaatacttaataaacttgaaacttgtatatactcttctgtaaatacagacgcaaaaaatgtgttcacagTTTGTttgcgatttctttgtcctcctttagcactccctttattccatggtcatccaacggttccaccgcttccttcgagagtcatttccccttaatatagcgaaagaatggcttgaagtttttcgcctccttggctattttttcctcgtagtctcttttggctccttttactgccttatggcacctgcgttgatgttgtttgtgttattcctgttttcatccgtttttgaccttttccattccttaaacaaagttttattGTCTCTGatctcttccttcacctctacagtgagccacgccaattctttattctttttcctcttggatcctttgttgtatatatagattttgcgcctcagtgactgtgtccttaaaaagggaccaagcttgctctagcatttttacagtgcttatcctcttctcaatcttcttccctatcacgagtctcatcccttcgtaattcccttttcggaagttcagcgccgtggccaacattctggaccgatgtttctcccctgcacctaggtcgaagcagatcatattgtgatcgctgcctcccattgtcccttctacttctacagtccatttagaattaagaatctcctcttgtattttcctttacaAGTTGTTCCTTGAAGcagtcgcctacagcatccagaacttggtctccctagcgcagccggaggtgcctaggtccagtctatcctcggatagttgaagtcacccatgataactgtgctgcctcccttgcagttgcgtttaatctcgttcgtcatttctccatcaatttcttcggactgccctaggGGTCAGTAGTTgatgccaatcttcatttccagtccatttgttcctggaattttgacccatagagtctctaacttatccgtcagttgtggtgtagtctctccagtagattcaattccctctttgacgtatatggcaacgcccccaccattttgagccactctgtctctgcggtatagtttgtgtacctgtagcacagtgtcccagacgttttcctcagtccaccatgtttctggtGATACCGATGATGTccatgttatctttttgtgccatagcttctaatttgCCCATCTTactccttaggctccttgcgttcgtgtacatacacttgagtttgcagcctgttcttttcttgcatttccttccctcttgtgtccctttcggtctGCCTTGGTAATGTATGTCTAAAATAAACAGAATGatgtataaaaaaataaacttaGAAAACAATTAAGAACCTAAACATGGcaaaatatgtaaaaacttataTCTGAAATATGTAATAACTTATATCTGAAATAAACAGGCtgatgtgtttaaaaaaaacatataataaGCTTAAAAACATAAGATAAAATAAGCGAACACATATAAGGAATATTTATGTTGACATGACATGCAAATGACATACTCTTGTGCCAAGATCAGCGAGATATCATGTACAGGCTAATCATGAACTGAGGAGTGGAGGCAGTGGAATATGGACCAGAAATGTGCAAAAGGTCAAGGCTTCTATAGGTGACCCGTGGTAGTTAATAAAGAAActatggaggaaaaaaaaaaatcagggttATTATGGTCATGATAAAACTGGCCTTTGTACACAGGAAAGACTCGTGCTGAGGGTTTATGAAGGCCAAAttttattgcagctttgtaaaaagacgcCTAAATAAAGAATCCTGTAGTTCTTAGACAATTTGTGATCTTGAACCTTGAAAGATGTTGAATTCCTGACATTTATTTTCCTTATGGCACCTTAAAGATAAAAGGGACTTGAGTACTGACAAGAATTATCTAGTAGAATCACGAGAGTGGCAGGCTATTTGGAAAGTGCCAGTGAAGTAACAGATTGCCTGACCATGCAAAACTTTATGTGCAGGGGAGGCTGAATTAGAaggaatgaataaaaaaaatgcaaacaGCATATCAACATTCTTTCTGTTATTATTTTTCTGGAGACTTTAGGGCAACAGAGGGTCTTTTTTAAATAGGACATTTTCCTTTTTCTAATGGAAAGCAATCTTTATTgtgagagaaacagagagagaaaaagagggtaCAAAGGATACAGAAATATTCTATTTGTTCCGCTTATGTTACTCCAGGTCCTAAGCTTATCATTTAGAAAACaattattggggggaggggggtagagaataacacggaGACAAACTTTTCCCCAACCCCGCATATAGAATTGCCCTGATTGTGAACTTTGATGCATGTACTGTATTACCCCACATATAGGCCAGCCCCTATATAGGCCACCCCCACATATAGGCCGCAAAAAATGCCTATAAGAATTTAAAAAACTGGTATATAAGCTGCCCCATTTTAGTATCcgcggcttatctaccagtaatTGGGCGGCCTATACAgtatttttaaatcatccccctgcCCTCCCTTACCTCCCTCGCTGGCAGTGGCCTCCTCGAATCGCGCCACCAGCGTTGCAGAGAAGGAGTGATCTCTGTGTCTGCAGGCCGGCCCCGTACTGCTTCCTGTATGGCTTTGCCGTCAGTTCTCAAGAGAACTGCAAAAGGAGGATGGGAGTGTGCGGGAAGCCCCGTCGTTCACAGATCAGAAGTGGAAAAGAGACGTAACAGTGACACAGACCGCTTTTACTTACTGCAGCAGCTCTGCGATGTCTTCTCCTAATAAGCACCATCGCTTAGGTACAGCGGCATCAATCCCCTCAATGCGATTGAAAAGGTAAGGGAGGGCAGAGGGACGATTTTAAAATgctgtataggccgccccagaTATGCAAACCA is a window from the Geotrypetes seraphini chromosome 1, aGeoSer1.1, whole genome shotgun sequence genome containing:
- the NPY1R gene encoding neuropeptide Y receptor type 1, with product MNSALFSSIENHSVNLNFSETHSRTLPFEEEEECHMPLAVVFTLALAYGAVIILGLSGNLALIIIILKQREMRNVTNILIVNLSFSDLLVTIMCLPLTLVYTLMDHWVFGEVMCKLNPYVQCVSITVSIFTLVLIAIERHQLIINPRGWRPNNRHACLGISAIWIAAMVSSFPYMIYQVLTDEPFRNVTIETFKGKFVCVERFPLEAIRLSYTTTLLVIQYFGPLCFIFVCYAKIYIRLKRRNNMMDKMRDNKYRSNETKRINIMLISIVVAFAVCWLPLNIFNIVFDWNYEIIATCSHNSLFLICHLTAMISTCVNPIFYGFLNKNFQRDLQFFFNFCDFRSREDDYETIAMSTMQTDVSKTSLKQASPIA